CAAATTTACTGCAACCTCTTTCAAAGCTTTTAGGAATATCCAAAAAATCAACTTTTCCTCTTATAATAGGTTTATTTTTAGGACTAGCTTATGGAGCAGGAGTTATAATAAAGAGTGCAAAAGAAGGAGAGCTATCAAAAAAAGATTTATATCTTTTAATGATTTTTTTAATAGCTTGTCACTCGGTTATAGAAGATACACTTCTTTTTGTTGCTATGGGTGCTAATGGATGGTTATTATTAGGTATAAGAGTTCCAGTTGCCATATTATTAACTATTTTAGTAGGTAAACATTTTGATAAGATTTTTGCTGTAAAAAATGGTTAATAACAAAGGAGTTAGGAGATAAGTGTCGAAGTTATATATAAGAATATAAGAATTGGGTAGGTGATAACTTGGCGCTTATTCATATAGATAATGTAGAACCTGGAATGGTTTTAAAAAAAGATGTAGAGAATATTCAAAGTGGCATTATTCTGTTAAAAAGTGGTAC
This genomic stretch from Caldisalinibacter kiritimatiensis harbors:
- a CDS encoding nucleoside recognition domain-containing protein; translated protein: MDYVIDIIKEGLFGSLRSIFTIAKIVIPLMIIMELLKDFKILDKISNLLQPLSKLLGISKKSTFPLIIGLFLGLAYGAGVIIKSAKEGELSKKDLYLLMIFLIACHSVIEDTLLFVAMGANGWLLLGIRVPVAILLTILVGKHFDKIFAVKNG